The following coding sequences are from one Gossypium raimondii isolate GPD5lz chromosome 4, ASM2569854v1, whole genome shotgun sequence window:
- the LOC105778861 gene encoding receptor-like protein EIX2, with the protein MDFVAIYFLMLLCLNIFTNSFSKGIPQPSCIKSERQALLKIKQQLKHSNMLADWNATKEDCCKWVRVFCNIVTGHVTELQLGSSNDTIASSRSKKVGSLKLGGKLSPALLDLKHLSYLDLSNNDFDPTQIPDWFWNLTSHLQYLNISGNQFQGKIPDLLTNQASLVLDLSFNNFTGSLPGISLNMTVLDLSNNVLSGSMSQFLCHKKHQMKLEVLNLEGNHLSGEIPDCWEKWRSLVAIELCNNNFSGGIPSSMGALTSLESLHIRNNHLEGEIPDSLTNCTQLLTLDFAANHLSGEIPPWMGERLSKLIIISFQSNRFHGHVPKQICGLSSLQILDLSHNNLSGNIPSCINNLTAMISRKISCSKISYNTSKGCFFDNMALMVKGTMLDYSNTLGLIKLVDLSDNNLSGEIPEEMTMLTGLLSLNLSKNHLAGKIPSNIGAIKTLECVDLSENNLSGKIPDSMSELSFLSYLNLSYNNLTGQIPTGTQLQSFSASSFLGTKLYGPPLPTPKTLVPASNIVGGQVDSRKQVDWYIIWLEFGFWCGFLCVACPLLFTNSGDACIFRILTKLKIKHF; encoded by the coding sequence ATGGATTTTGTTGCAATCTACTTCTTGATGTTGCtatgtttaaacatttttacCAACAGCTTCAGCAAGGGAATCCCTCAACCAAGTTGCATTAAAAGTGAGAGACAAGCTCTTTTGAAGATTAAGCAACAACTCAAGCACTCTAACATGTTAGCTGATTGGAATGCTACAAAAGAAGATTGCTGCAAATGGGTGAGAGTGTTTTGTAACATTGTTACTGGCCATGTCACTGAACTTCAGCTTGGAAGTTCAAATGATACCATTGCATCATCAAGGAGTAAAAAAGTTGGGAGTTTGAAGCTAGGCGGTAAGTTGAGCCCTGCTTTACTAGATTTGAAGCATTTGTCTTACTTGGATTTAAGCAACAATGATTTTGATCCAACTCAAATCCCTGATTGGTTTTGGAACTTGACTTCCCATCTTCAGTATCTGAACATCTCTGGGAATCAATTCCAGGGAAAAATCCCAGATTTGCTCACAAATCAGGCCTCTCTTGTGTTAGACTTGAGTTTCAACAACTTCACTGGTTCATTGCCTGGTATCTCCTTAAATATGACAGTTTTAGACCTTTCTAACAATGTTTTATCCGGATCTATGTCCCAGTTTTTGTGCCACAAAAAGCATCAGATGAAATTGGAAGTTCTCAACCTTGAGGGTAATCACTTGTCTGGAGAAATACCAGATTGTTGGGAGAAATGGAGAAGCTTGGTAGCCATTGAATTGTGCAACAACAATTTTAGTGGTGGAATTCCAAGTTCCATGGGAGCTTTAACTTCTCTCGAGTCCTTGCACATACGAAACAACCATCTAGAGGGTGAAATACCTGACTCGCTGACAAATTGTACTCAATTGCTCACTCTTGACTTTGCTGCTAATCATCTCTCTGGAGAAATACCACCATGGATGGGAGAAAGGCTCTCAAAATTGATCATCATCAGCTTTCAATCAAACAGGTTTCATGGTCATGTACCAAAGCAAATTTGTGGTCTGTCTTCTCTTCAAATCCTGGACCTCTCCCACAACAATCTGTCAGGAAATATCCCAAGCTGCATCAACAATCTTACTGCAATGATCTCAAGAAAAATCTCATGCAGCAAGATATCTTATAACACTTCAAAGGGGTGCTTTTTTGACAATATGGCACTTATGGTGAAAGGGACGATGCTTGATTATAGCAATACCCTTGGACTAATCAAATTGGTGGATCTTTCAGACAACAATTTATCAGGTGAGATCCCTGAGGAAATGACAATGCTCACAGGGCTGCTATCGTTGAACTTGTCAAAGAATCATTTGGCTGGAAAGATTCCGAGTAACATTGGTGCCATAAAGACTTTAGAATGTGTCGATCTATCAGAGAACAATCTTTCAGGTAAAATCCCAGACTCTATGTCTGAGCTAAGCTTCTTGAGTTACCTGAATTTGTCCTATAACAATCTTACTGGACAAATCCCAACAGGTACTCAACTCCAAAGCTTTAGCGCATCCAGTTTTCTTGGCACTAAACTCTATGGACCACCTCTACCTACTCCAAAGACCCTGGTCCCTGCTAGCAACATTGTAGGAGGACAAGTGGATAGTAGAAAACAAGTCGACTGGTATATTATATGGCTGGAATTTGGATTTTGGTGTGGGTTTCTATGCGTAGCTTGCCCTCTTTTATTTACCAACTCAGGGGATGCGTGTATTTTCCGTATCCTAACCAAGTTGAAGATCAAACATTTTTGA
- the LOC105780584 gene encoding protein SMAX1-LIKE 3: MRAGVCSVQQTLTAEASNMVKQSVGLARRRGHAQVTPLHVASALLASANGLLRRACLQSHSHPLQFRALELCFNVALNRLPAFTSNPLLGPQSPHHHHPSLSNALVAAFKRAQAHQRRGTIENQQQPILALKIELQHLIISILDDPSVSRVMREAGFSSPQVKTKLEQTVSLEICSQVPSTKENPISKPQVVGPNVSNSQFLFGSSLSKPADQHRNQNISNVLNTIVNKRRNTVIIGECVDSAESVVKGVMDKFEKGQVSGDLRYLQFIKLPLFSLRNLAKDEVEQKLVELKCLVKNYIGRGVVLYLGDLKWISEFWSNNGEPRRNYYCPVEHIIMEIKRLVCGIRDSGKFFLLGISSFQTYIKCKTGQPSLETIWELHPLTISADSSLSLCLNLADSLPVDEAIGVNKNQTPLTHRLLNFDKEAEQSTASSSLRNKDFISTAIVSSGSSLPSWLQEAKINPLHHKDSVNIRDVQKEHQFWISESEHTDELGYGVPLGFDPKPDLLSNPNSSPNSASSSEATEVDIDGLNEFKIRNAENMNILCSALERKVPWHKDLVPEIVSTILECRSGTRKVKSWLNRGETKEETWLLFLGADHEAKKKIARELARCIFGSQNNMVTISSTSRTADLIEESNNKRKRDKWGSNYVERLGEALNENPHRVLLMEDMEQLNYCSMEAMKQAIENGRISISDGETVGVKDAIIIFSCKSLNALSRGGSSSRKRTKVYETEDEIKETEEMEHKNSSISLDLKIALEDYSAGDDIGIREYVDKLIVFRSVQEL, translated from the exons ATGAGGGCAGGAGTTTGCAGTGTGCAGCAAACGTTAACAGCTGAGGCTTCGAACATGGTGAAGCAATCAGTTGGGCTTGCTAGACGGCGAGGGCACGCCCAAGTCACTCCCCTTCATGTCGCAAGTGCTTTGCTTGCATCCGCTAATGGCCTTCTTCGACGAGCTTGTCTTCAATCTCACTCTCACCCTCTTCAGTTCAGAGCTCTCGAGCTTTGTTTCAATGTCGCACTTAATCGTCTCCCTGCATTCACTTCTAACCCTTTGTTAGGCCCTCAAAGCccccatcatcatcatccttcCCTTTCCAACGCCTTGGTTGCCGCTTTTAAGCGAGCTCAGGCTCATCAACGCCGAGGAACCATTGAGAACCAACAACAGCCCATTTTAGCTCTCAAAATAGAGTTACAACATCTCATAATCTCCATTTTAGATGATCCTAGTGTCAGTAGGGTAATGAGGGAAGCTGGTTTCTCCAGCCCACAAGTTAAAACCAAACTAGAACAAACAGTTTCCTTAGAGATATGTTCCCAAGTTCCCTCTACTAAGGAAAATCCCATTTCCAAGCCCCAAGTTGTTGGTCCTAATGTGTCAAATTCTCAGTTCTTGTTTGGGTCTTCATTAAGCAAACCAGCAGATCAACATAGGaaccaaaacatatcaaatgTTTTGAACACAATTGTGAACAAAAGGAGAAACACAGTGATTATAGGGGAGTGTGTAGACAGTGCCGAGAGTGTCGTTAAAGGGGTGATGGATAAGTTTGAGAAAGGCCAAGTTTCTGGGGATTTAAGATATCTGCAATTTATCAAGCTTCCACTTTTTTCATTGAGAAATCTTGCTAAAGATGAAGTGGAGCAGAAACTTGTAGAGCTTAAGTGCCTAGTGAAGAATTATATAGGAAGAGGGGTTGTTTTATATTTGGGTGATCTCAAATGGATTTCAGAGTTTTGGTCTAACAATGGGGAGCCAAGAAGAAACTATTATTGCCCAGTGGAACACATTATCATGGAGATTAAGAGATTAGTGTGTGGCATTAGAGACAGTGGgaagttttttcttttgggaATTTCAAGTTTTCAAACTTACATCAAGTGTAAAACAGGCCAACCTTCTCTTGAGACAATTTGGGAACTTCATCCTCTTACAATTTCAGCTGACAGCAGCTTAAGCCTCTGTCTCAATCTTGCTGACAG TTTGCCAGTAGATGAAGCTATAGGAGTAAATAAGAACCAGACTCCCTTAACTCATAGATTGCTCAACTTTGACAAGGAAGCTGAGCAAAGCACTGCAAGCAGCAGTCTCCGAAATAAGGATTTCATCAGTACTGCAATCGTCTCTTCTGGTTCAAGTCTGCCTTCATGGCTCCAAGAAGCCAAAATAAACCCTCTCCATCATAAG GATTCAGTCAATATACGGGATGTACAGAAAGAGCATCAGTTTTGGATATCCGAATCCGAACACACAGATGAATTAGGCTATGGAGTCCCATTGGGATTTGATCCTAAACCAGACCTCCTCTCAAACCCCAACTCCAGCCCCAACTCAGCTTCTTCAAGTGAGGCAACTGAGGTTGACATTGATGGCCTTAACGAGTTCAAGATTCGGAATGCTGAAAACATGAACATTCTATGCAGTGCATTAGAGAGAAAGGTTCCATGGCACAAGGATCTGGTTCCTGAAATCGTTAGCACCATACTTGAATGCAGGTCAGGGACGAGAAAAGTCAAAAGCTGGTTAAACAGGGGAGAAACCAAAGAAGAAACTTGGTTGTTGTTCTTAGGAGCTGACCATGAAGCCAAGAAGAAGATTGCCAGAGAGTTGGCTAGATGCATTTTCGGTTCTCAAAACAACATGGTCACCATCTCTTCCACATCGAGAACTGCAGATTTGATTGAAGAATCCAACAACAAACGAAAGAGGGATAAGTGGGGCAGCAACTATGTTGAGAGATTGGGTGAGGCATTGAATGAGAATCCTCACAGGGTGCTCTTAATGGAAGACATGGAACAGCTTAATTATTGTTCCATGGAAGCCATGAAACAAGCAATTGAAAATGGGAGAATAAGCATTTCAGATGGTGAAACAGTTGGTGTTAAAGATGCAATCATCATTTTCAGCTGCAAAAGCTTGAATGCATTGTCAAGAGGTGGTAGTTCTTCAAGAAAAAGGACAAAGGTTTATGAAACAGAAGATGAGATTAAGGAAACAGAAGAAATGGAGCACAAAAACTCATCAATCTCTCTAGATTTGAAGATTGCACTTGAAGATTATAGTGCAGGTGATGATATTGGAATTCGGGAATATGTTGATAAGCTAATCGTTTTCAGATCAGTTCAGGAGCTTTGA